From Nicotiana tabacum cultivar K326 chromosome 15, ASM71507v2, whole genome shotgun sequence, the proteins below share one genomic window:
- the LOC107793303 gene encoding putative thiol methyltransferase 2 isoform X2 codes for MGTTTLTFPTGQPMRTHLCSSSYALLFNTAPLLTAPLSRLAMARSHSSKDSQPKVDKMQQLVHSDPSGGWEKCWEKGLTPWDLGQPTPILVDLHQRGALPKGRALVPGCGSLFSSSKRAEYFAFLEADFFTWRPTHLFDLIFDYTFFCAIEPEMRAQWASRIRDLLKPDGELITLIFPISDHEGGPPYKVSVSDYEEVLHPLGIRAESIVENNLAIPPRRGREKLGRWKRSICKSFL; via the exons ATGGGAACAACCACTCTTACATTCCCGACGGGTCAACCAATGAGGACCCATTTGTGTTCCTCCTCCTATGCCCTTCTCTTCAACACTGCGCCATTATTAACTGCTCCCCTCAGTAGACTTGCAATGGCAAGAAGCCACTCGTCGAAGGATTCACAGCCTAAAGTTGACAAAATGCAACAGCTAGTTCATTCTGACCCTTCTG GTGGTTGGGAGAAATGCTGGGAGAAGGGGTTGACACCCTGGGATTTAGGGCAGCCTACCCCAATACTTGTTGATCTTCATCAGAGAGGTGCCCTTCCCAAAGGCAGGGCTTTGGTCCCTGGTTGTGGCAGT CTGttttcatcatcaaaaagggcGGAGTATTTTGCTTTTCTAGAGGCAGATTTCTTCACCTGGCGTCCCACTCATTTGTTTGATCTTATCTTTGACTACAC TTTCTTTTGTGCCATTGAACCAGAGATGAGAGCACAATGGGCCAGTAGAATTCGAGATCTTCTAAAACCAGACGGGGAGCTTATTACACTGATTTTTCCG ATAAGCGACCATGAAGGCGGGCCTCCATATAAAGTATCAGTTTCCGA TTATGAAGAAGTCTTGCACCCCCTGGGGATCAGGGCAGAGTCCATCGTGGAGAATAACTTGGCTATTCCACCTCGGAGA GGAAGAGAGAAGCTGGGAAGGTGGAAAAGGTCCATATGCAAATCCTTCCTTTGA
- the LOC107793303 gene encoding putative thiol methyltransferase 2 isoform X1: protein MGTTTLTFPTGQPMRTHLCSSSYALLFNTAPLLTAPLSRLAMARSHSSKDSQPKVDKMQQLVHSDPSGGWEKCWEKGLTPWDLGQPTPILVDLHQRGALPKGRALVPGCGSGHDVVAIACPERFVVGLDVSENAIKQATKLFSSSKRAEYFAFLEADFFTWRPTHLFDLIFDYTFFCAIEPEMRAQWASRIRDLLKPDGELITLIFPISDHEGGPPYKVSVSDYEEVLHPLGIRAESIVENNLAIPPRRGREKLGRWKRSICKSFL, encoded by the exons ATGGGAACAACCACTCTTACATTCCCGACGGGTCAACCAATGAGGACCCATTTGTGTTCCTCCTCCTATGCCCTTCTCTTCAACACTGCGCCATTATTAACTGCTCCCCTCAGTAGACTTGCAATGGCAAGAAGCCACTCGTCGAAGGATTCACAGCCTAAAGTTGACAAAATGCAACAGCTAGTTCATTCTGACCCTTCTG GTGGTTGGGAGAAATGCTGGGAGAAGGGGTTGACACCCTGGGATTTAGGGCAGCCTACCCCAATACTTGTTGATCTTCATCAGAGAGGTGCCCTTCCCAAAGGCAGGGCTTTGGTCCCTGGTTGTGGCAGT GGTCATGACGTGGTGGCAATTGCATGTCCTGAACGCTTTGTTGTTGGCTTGGATGTATCAGAAAATGCTATTAAGCAAGCTACAAAA CTGttttcatcatcaaaaagggcGGAGTATTTTGCTTTTCTAGAGGCAGATTTCTTCACCTGGCGTCCCACTCATTTGTTTGATCTTATCTTTGACTACAC TTTCTTTTGTGCCATTGAACCAGAGATGAGAGCACAATGGGCCAGTAGAATTCGAGATCTTCTAAAACCAGACGGGGAGCTTATTACACTGATTTTTCCG ATAAGCGACCATGAAGGCGGGCCTCCATATAAAGTATCAGTTTCCGA TTATGAAGAAGTCTTGCACCCCCTGGGGATCAGGGCAGAGTCCATCGTGGAGAATAACTTGGCTATTCCACCTCGGAGA GGAAGAGAGAAGCTGGGAAGGTGGAAAAGGTCCATATGCAAATCCTTCCTTTGA